Proteins encoded in a region of the Quercus lobata isolate SW786 chromosome 8, ValleyOak3.0 Primary Assembly, whole genome shotgun sequence genome:
- the LOC115957086 gene encoding SKP1-like protein 1A translates to MDRICAKKAIQSSRFSCVGFPLAYIFLACKKKSMALELKSSDNKIFEVEELVAVQSETIKSLVEDGCADNVIPLPNVDSKTLELVLDWCKNHVDMKLDEEKLKEYEGKFIEVDQAVLYDLLLAANYLNIKDLLNRACQKVADMLKGKTPEQIRETLNIVNDFSPEEEEEIRKENLWAFEE, encoded by the coding sequence GCAATACAATCTTCTAGATTCTCTTGCGTAGGGTTTCCTTTAGCATACATATTTCTAGCTTGTAAGAAGAAGAGTATGGCTTTGGAGTTGAAGAGCTCCGACAATAAAATTTTCGAGGTTGAAGAGCTTGTGGCTGTGCAGTCTGAAACCATCAAGAGCTTGGTTGAGGATGGATGCGCCGACAACGTTATTCCACTGCCAAACGTGGATAGCAAAACCCTAGAGTTGGTGCTAGACTGGTGCAAGAACCATGTGGACATGAAACTCGACGAGGAAAAACTGAAGGAATACGAGGGCAAATTTATTGAGGTTGATCAGGCAGTTCTCTATGATCTTCTCTTGGCTGCAAACTATCTCAATATCAAGGACTTGCTGAACCGAGCGTGTCAGAAAGTTGCGGACATGCTTAAAGGAAAAACACCCGAGCAAATTCGAGAGACGTTGAACATCGTGAATGATTTTAGTccagaagaagaggaagaaatcCGAAAGGAGAACCTCTGGGCCTTTGAAGAGTGA